The genomic DNA TGGTTGGCCAATTTTACGGACTGAGCGCTCAAATTAACACCTTGTTTACGCAGCTCGACCCTGGTTCTGATCAGCGTGCACGAACAGAACAGTTGCTTTCTCAAGTGATTAATTCAGACTTATCTTTAACTCAATCAGAGTTAACAAACTTAAACCAAAACTCAAATCGCTTGCGCAATATATAGAAAATGATCTTGCCTCATCACTCGATGTTTATTTAGGGTTTAACAATTTTGACGGTGATTAGTCGGCGAGCGTTTTTAGGCCAAGGGTCGGCTTTGGCGTTAGCACTCAACTTAAATCTTTAGCCTTTGCAAACGCCACGACCAATACTGACGAGCTAATCATTGGCGCGTCCAGATTAGGCAGCGACCACTTTGCCATCAGCGCGGTAAACCTCAATGGCGCGCTGCAATGGCAATGCCTTTACCGGGCGCGGGCATGATATTGCACTGCACCCAAGCCTAGACTTTGGTATTGCCATTGCGCGTAGACCAGGCCGCTATTTACAGTTATTTAGCTCACGAAACGGCCAAGATTTAGGGCTAGTCAGAGTTAGTAATCATTTAAAGTTAACGGCACGCTTGCTGGGTAAACAACAAGCTCATTGTCAGCGCCAGTCATCGAGCCAGCTCTCAAATGTGTTTACTCAGCTACAAATTAGCTGACAATAAATTGGTTGAAGTTGGCCAGCAGTTTTTGATTATGTTGGTCCACATGAAATCGCCTCTACGCCCAATGCCATTTGGGTTGCTGTTGGCGGCTTAAAAACCAAGGGTCGAGAAGTGACCAACAAAATAGTCTAACCTCATTTTTGCTTCAGCTATCACCCAATAACTTGACTGTTGAAAAAGAGTTCCCGGCTCCTTTTGCCGGGCTTAGTTTAAGCACCTTGCCTGCTCTGACAGCGGAAGCCTTATATTGCGGGCCAATACCAACTGGACCCAGGCGACAGCCCGCCACTGTTGTTTGCGCTAAAAAATGAAACGCTCACGCCACTGAAGGCACCGCCTAGCCTTTGGGCTCAACTGAAAGGCTATATTGGCAGTGTGGAAGTCAGTGAAGGAATGATTGTAGCAACCAGCCCTCGTGCTCACTGGCTAGGCTGGTTTGCAGAGCATAATTTTGAATTGAACGATCAGTTTTTACTGCCAGACGTATGCGCGCTGGCAGCAACCTCGCAAGGTTTGTTCGCAGGTTCAGGCACAGGGAGAGTCTACAACCAAGGAGATGTGATTCCGAGCAAGATACGATGGGATAACCATTTCAGCGTGACTTGAACACAAGCTAAAAGCCTGAGACTATCAGGGCATATATCACACCCGAGGTCTGTATGATTTTTCCAAACAATGATGATGGCTGTGGCTGGCTTAACCAACTCGCACCACGTACGCCTAACGTTGAACTAAAAAAGCGATCCAATGCGATTGGCTGATCATCGGCGCGGGTTACACGGGCTTGTCTGCAGCACGACAACTTGCAGCACTGCGACCCAATGACCGTATTGTTATTGTTGATGCACAACGCGCGGGCGAAGGTGCCAGTGCCAGAAATTCTGGCTATTTAGTTGACTCAACTTTGAACGACGGCCACCTGACCGGAGAGCACCTCAGTTTATACAAGCAAAAATATGATTTAAATCGAGCCGCCTTAGAAACAGTTAAAAGATTTGTGGATGCTTATCAGGTAGATTGTGATTGGGATGACTCAGGAAAATTTCACGCAACGTCGATGCTCAAAAACGAAGCAAAGCTCACTCAATTTCATCAAACATTGGCCAGCTGTGGCATTAAAAGTTCATTGCTGGCGGGTAGCGAGTTACACGAGCGCCTTGGTACCAAATTTTATCGCATGGCGGTGCACACGGAAGGTGGAGTCATGTTACAACCGGCTAAATTAGCGCGCGCTATGATTACCGCTTTACCCAATAATGTGGCGTTATATGAGAATACGCCTGTCCACAAAATAGAATACGGCTCCAAAAAAGTATCGGTGACTACACACCAAGGTTCAGTGACGGCGAAACAAATTTTATTATGTGCTAACGGCTTTTTGCCATCGTTAGGTGCATTCACGCAACGCGCCTTTCCTTTGACGTTAACCGCTAGCTTAACCGTACGCTTACCGAACAAGAATATTCATCAATCGGCTCGCCAAAACCTTGGGGGTTATTGTCGGCACAAGCTATGGGCGCAACCGTACGGTTAACCGAAGATAAACGCATTATGATTCGTAATACGGCTGAAGCGATCACCGGTGTTCACTTATCAACTCAAGGGTTGCAACGGCGTATTCATGTTCACAAGCAGGGCTTAGAAAAACGTTTCCCTTCTCTGCCCGATAACCTCATAGAGCACAGCTGGGCAGGCATCACCTGTATCAGCGGAAACTCAGCGAATATTTTTACTCGGGTCTCAGAAAATTGCCTTGCCGCTGGCTGCTATAACGGTGGAGGTATTGGCTTGGCTACGCACTTTGGTGAGCAGCTCGCTTATTTAGCCATCGGCGAGAACACGCCAGAAATTGAACAGATAAACCAGCGCCCACAACCGAATTGGTTGCCACCCAACCCTTTTTACAGTGGGGAGTTAAAATGCGTTTAGCCAAAGATAGGCTGTTCGCAAAAGCCGAGCGTTGATTAAAACGCTTAAGTGAGTAGTTCTCTAAAAGTACAAAGATAAGCATTGGTGCCATTGCTGACACTTTTGTTCAAATGACATCGCCGCAAAAGCAGGGCTTGTTGATGGCAACTTGTGTGTGGCGATGTTGGCAAATACAGGCTGCTTGGCAAATACTTTTTTAAAACTGGATTCTGCTTTACCCCCGTTGAATAAAATAGCCTCCACACTTGTGTGTTGCGTTATAAAAGCATCAATGGGGTTTGCTTGTTCCGTTTGTATATTGATGGCGCTGTCTAAACTGCCTTGACGCTCTGCCCGGCCAAGCACATCCCACAAGGCTATATTTTTATCGAGTAAGCCCGCTAGGCGGTGTTCATAGTCTGACTGTTCATCTAGACCAAAATAGCGACACATGATGGACCAAAAAGCATTTCTTGGGTGCGCGTATATTGGTGCGCGTTGAGAGAAGCAACGCCAGGAATCGAACCCAAAATTAATACTTTGGGCTCGCTCTTTGTTTCCGCATCAAAAGACTGAATGGCGTTATTCATAAACTGCTATTTTTGCTTACAACGGAATCAAGTTAGCGTATTGCAGCATGAGCACGCGCTCTTTACCTTCATCAAAGGCAACGGTAATTCGAGTTTGGGCACCTCCGCCTTCGGCGTGAACAATGGTGCCTTCGCCAAACATGGCGTGTTCGACGCGCTGGCCCATAGACAAACCTGCATCTTCTACAGCCATGTTTTGTTGCAAACCAAAATTAACTGGACGAGAGACTTGGGCGCGTAAGCGAACTTCATTTAAGTATTCATCGGGTATTTCACGTACAAAGCGTGACACACTATTAAATGTTTCATTACCGTACAACCGTCGGCTTTCTGCATAGGTCAGCGTTAACTCTTTTTTGGCACGCGTTATACCAACATAGGCGAGTCGACGCTCTTCTTGAATGCCGCCGACATCATCCATCGACATTTTATGAGGAAAAAGATTTTCTTCCATCCCGGCTAAAAATACGTGATCGAACTCGAGCCCTTTTGCACTGTGCAACGTCATTAGATTTACGCTGTCTTCAAATTCATCGGCTTGGCCGTCACCAGCATCCAACGACGCTTCCCCTAAAAATTGCGCCAGTAATTCACCTGTCGATTCAACATCGACTTCGGTTGAAAAGCTTTGTGCCGCGGTAATCAACTCGTTTAAGTTCTCTATACGAGTGCGCCCTTTTTCACCCTTTTCTTTCTCGTGGTATTCGATCATGCCTGAAGCGTCGTTTACAAACTTCACTATATCGCCCAGATCATCTTGTTCGATAACCTCAACTTCGATATCTGAAATGAGTTGCATAAAATTCTTGAGCGCATTGCCTGCGCGTGCGGCAAATACACCATTTTCTAGCGCTAGCTCTGCCGCTTGCCACAAAGAGCAGCCTGATCGCGAGCAAATAATCGCAAAGTCTCAACCGTTTTATTACCAATGCCTCGAGGAGGAACATTGATGATTCGCTCCATAGATGCATCGTCTAATCGGTTAACCACTAAACGTAAATAAGCGACTGCATTGCGTATTTCCATTCGCTCGTAGAAGCGAACACCGCCATAAATTCGATACGGCACCTGAACCTGAATAAGCGCTTCTTCGAGTACGCGTGATTGAGCATTTGAACGGTAAAGTAAGGCTATTTCGCTCGGGTTTGTCGAGGATTCGATGAGTCGCTTCATTTCGTCTGCAATAAATCGTGCTTCATCTTGCTCGTTAAAACCCGCATATAAACGGATAGGCTGGCCATCGTCGCTTCTGTCCAAAGTTTTTTACCTAATCGGCCGCTGTTGTTTTCTATTACCGCATTCGCGGCATTCAAAATATTGGCCGTCGAACGATAATTTTGCTCTAAACGCACAACTTCGGCATCACTTTGAACCGCCGAAAAATTTTGAATGTTTTCTACTTTCGCACCACGCCAACCGTAAATTGATTGGTCATCATCGCCTACGATCGTTAAGCTTAGCTTCTCTCCGACCAGAACACGTAACCAAGCGTATTGAATTTCGTTAATGTCTTGAAATTCGTCGACCAAGACATGCGTAAATCGGTCTTGGTAGTGGGTCAATAAATCAGGTTGATTCAGCCATAACTCGTGAGCACGCAACAACAATTCACCGAAATCGACCAAACCGCTTTGTTGGCAAAGCTCTTCGTAGCGGCTATATAAATCTTTTAATGTTTCTTGATACCAATCACCTTGGGTTTGAACATATTCCGCTCGGCGACCCTCATCTTTTTGCCCGTTAATAAACCATTGAACTTGCTTAGGCTGAACACGATCATCGGTAATATTGAGATCGGCCATGATTCGTTTAACTAATCTCAGCTGATCGTCAGAATCCATGACCGTAAAGTTTTGCGGTAGATTAGCTTGTTGCCAATGTGCTTTTAACAATCGATGCGCTAAACCATGAAATGTGCCAACCCATAAACGTGAGAAGGCGTTTCCAATAACTCTTCAATTCGGCCTTTCATTTCTCGTGCAGCTTTATTTGTAAAGGTAACCGCTAAAACACTGTAGGGAGAGGCAAGCCCTGCTGCAACGAGCCAACCAATGCGATGCGTTAATACGCGTGTTTTACCAGAACCAGCGCCCGCTAATACGAGTAAATGCTGTGCATCGCTAGTTACCGCTGCTCTTTGTTCGGTATTAAGCAAATCTAGTTGCAGAGAATTCATGAAAAAGCCTACTGTATATAAAAACAGGCTAAGTTTATCAGAATGAAATAAAAAGGCTTGGCCATTGAAAATTTTCAATGAAATCAAAGAAAAGCGCGTCATATCCAAAAACTTGCTTAAAAGTATCTATAATTAATTCACAGACTATAAATGAAGATACAGATGTACTCAGAATTTGAGACTTTAAGGCACCGACGCCTACAATATTTACTGAAAAATGCACCCTATTATTGGCTCACTAGCCTTGGTTTAAGCATCCTCTGTGCAATATATGAGCTCAATTTCAAAGAAACTCTGCACCTGGGTTCTATCGCTGTATTAGTGTGTGTATCTATTGCGGGTTATTTATCAACAGTTTTCAGCCAAGTACAGGCTCGCAAAGACCCTTTGTGGAGCCCGGTGTTATGGTTTTTGGCTATTTTATTGTGCAACAGCATGGTTTGGGGGCTTTTTGCACGCCACGAGCCCTTTTTTAACTCGCTTGCCCTTGTATTAGCAGCGGTTGCCAGTATGGCCTTCTACTCGCATTGCCGCCTAAGTGCTGCAGCCATCATTCCAGCAACGTTAATTCCAATTCCTTTTTTGTATTTTTCAAACCTTGAGTTTTTATGGCAACTTCATTTGCCCGCGATCATTTTAATATACATTGCCAGTAAGCAGCGCCACTCAATGGGTTTGGCGAACGTCCGGAGCGATTTTGAAGCATCGCGCTTGAATCATATGATGACGACAACGCAAACCGATCTGCAAAAAACCATTCAGCAAAAAAACCACGAATTACAGGAAGCAAATGCACGACTCAGTACTGAAGTCGATCTGCGTAAAGACGTAAACCAAGCGCTTATTAATAGCGAAGAGCAACTTAGTCTAGCTATTGCAACTGCAGGCATTGGGTTTTGGGATTGGGATATTCCCGCACGCAAAGTTTACCACTCAGACACCGAGCGCTTTTTTGGGTTTCAGCAATTGCCAGGACAAGAACCTTTGGATTTGTTCGATATCGTGCTTGAAGACGATATCCTTGTGATCAGAAAAGCCATGCTTGACCACCTACGTGGAAGGACAGATTACTATACCGCGCGGTATCGCGTTAAAACGATACGCAACCAAGATATCAAGTGGATCGAAGACACCGGGAAAATCAGCGAACGGGATGATTTAGGACGCGGCGTTCGTTTACTGGGAACGCGCCGAGATATCACCTTAGATATGCAACAGCAAGAAGAGCTGAGTTTGGCGGCCAGTTTATTTAATACCAATCCAGACGGTGTATTTATTTTAGATGCACAACAAAACTTCAGAACCTGTAACCGTGCATTTTGTGACATTTTACAACGACAAAAAGGTGAGTTACTTGGTGAGCCTTTATTCAAAGTATTGAGGACAGAGCAGCACGCACGGATAGAATTAGGTGTAGCCAACAATGGACGATGGAATGGCGACATTGTCGCCGCCAGAGGAAAGATGAGCGTATACCTATTTCCTTAACTCTGACCGCCGTCACTCGAGATGATAAATCTGTATCGCATTACTTAGGCATTTTTAGAGACTTATCCGACGTGAGCTCGGCCACGGCCAACACAGAAACGCTCGGTCATACCGATAAACTCACTGGCTTGTATAATCGTGGTTATTTTCATCAGGTTTTGAATCAATTCCATGAACACCGCCCATTGCAAGAAAATCATTACGCCGTGTGTGTTTTAAACTTGGACCGATTCAAAACCATCAATGAAAGCTTAGGCATCGAAGTTGGGGACCAACTGTTAAGTGATTTGGCGGCTCGCTTAAACAACTTGCAAGAGCCGGTAAGGCAGGTGTCTCGCTTAAGCAGTGATGAATTTGCTTTAATTATCGAGTATGAAAACGACCAAAATCACCTGCATGAAATTTTAACCGCTATCCAAGCCGATGTGACTCGTCCATTCTTAGTGGACGACCATGAGCTCATAGTTACGGCCAGTATTGGGGTTTGTATCGTTTCAGAAAATAACCTGAGCCAATTAATGAATCACGCAATTGCGGCTATGAATCAGGCGCGTTATAAAGGCGGCAATAATTTTCAGTTCTATCATCAAAAACTCGCGACTTCGCCTTTAGAGCGGTTACAACTTGAAAAATCGCTGCGCAAAGCCATCGTAACCATGAATTCTCTGTCGAATTCCAACCTAAATTGAACCTCTCCAGTGGCATTATCGATTCTGTCGAAGCGCTGGTTCGCTGGCGGCACCCACACAAGGGCTTACTCGATCCACAAGATTTCATCCCATTAGCAGAAGAAACAGGATTAATATCGGCCATTGGCGAGCAAGTGCTGAATAAAGCCTGCATGGAGGCCTCTACTTGGCGTGACCGAGGGTTTGGTGATATATCCGTTTCGGTTAACTTATCTAGCCACCAGATAAGACGTGATGATCTCTACGAAGTGATACAAAATGCACTCAAAACCTCGCAGCTACCGGCTGAGTACCTTGAGCTAGAGCTGACCGAAAGCATGTTGATGGAAGACATCAATCAT from Reinekea marina includes the following:
- a CDS encoding DUF1513 domain-containing protein; translation: MARCNGNAFTGRGHDIALHPSLDFGIAIARRPGRYLQLFSSRNGQDLGLVRVSNHLKLTARLLGKQQAHCQRQSSSQLSNVFTQLQIS
- a CDS encoding DUF1513 domain-containing protein, with the translated sequence MFALKNETLTPLKAPPSLWAQLKGYIGSVEVSEGMIVATSPRAHWLGWFAEHNFELNDQFLLPDVCALAATSQGLFAGSGTGRVYNQGDVIPSKIRWDNHFSVT
- a CDS encoding NAD(P)/FAD-dependent oxidoreductase, coding for MSAARQLAALRPNDRIVIVDAQRAGEGASARNSGYLVDSTLNDGHLTGEHLSLYKQKYDLNRAALETVKRFVDAYQVDCDWDDSGKFHATSMLKNEAKLTQFHQTLASCGIKSSLLAGSELHERLGTKFYRMAVHTEGGVMLQPAKLARAMITALPNNVALYENTPVHKIEYGSKKVSVTTHQGSVTAKQILLCANGFLPSLGAFTQRAFPLTLTASLTVRLPNKNIHQSARQNLGGYCRHKLWAQPYG
- a CDS encoding FAD-dependent oxidoreductase; the encoded protein is MSAQAMGATVRLTEDKRIMIRNTAEAITGVHLSTQGLQRRIHVHKQGLEKRFPSLPDNLIEHSWAGITCISGNSANIFTRVSENCLAAGCYNGGGIGLATHFGEQLAYLAIGENTPEIEQINQRPQPNWLPPNPFYSGELKCV
- a CDS encoding DNA-deoxyinosine glycosylase; its protein translation is MCRYFGLDEQSDYEHRLAGLLDKNIALWDVLGRAERQGSLDSAINIQTEQANPIDAFITQHTSVEAILFNGGKAESSFKKVFAKQPVFANIATHKLPSTSPAFAAMSFEQKCQQWHQCLSLYF
- a CDS encoding PAS domain-containing protein; translation: MKIQMYSEFETLRHRRLQYLLKNAPYYWLTSLGLSILCAIYELNFKETLHLGSIAVLVCVSIAGYLSTVFSQVQARKDPLWSPVLWFLAILLCNSMVWGLFARHEPFFNSLALVLAAVASMAFYSHCRLSAAAIIPATLIPIPFLYFSNLEFLWQLHLPAIILIYIASKQRHSMGLANVRSDFEASRLNHMMTTTQTDLQKTIQQKNHELQEANARLSTEVDLRKDVNQALINSEEQLSLAIATAGIGFWDWDIPARKVYHSDTERFFGFQQLPGQEPLDLFDIVLEDDILVIRKAMLDHLRGRTDYYTARYRVKTIRNQDIKWIEDTGKISERDDLGRGVRLLGTRRDITLDMQQQEELSLAASLFNTNPDGVFILDAQQNFRTCNRAFCDILQRQKGELLGEPLFKVLRTEQHARIELGVANNGRWNGDIVAARGKMSVYLFP
- a CDS encoding GGDEF domain-containing protein, encoding MEWRHCRRQRKDERIPISLTLTAVTRDDKSVSHYLGIFRDLSDVSSATANTETLGHTDKLTGLYNRGYFHQVLNQFHEHRPLQENHYAVCVLNLDRFKTINESLGIEVGDQLLSDLAARLNNLQEPVRQVSRLSSDEFALIIEYENDQNHLHEILTAIQADVTRPFLVDDHELIVTASIGVCIVSENNLSQLMNHAIAAMNQARYKGGNNFQFYHQKLATSPLERLQLEKSLRKAIVTMNSLSNSNLN